One genomic segment of Desulforamulus reducens MI-1 includes these proteins:
- a CDS encoding DUF5309 domain-containing protein — MFTQDKFVAGQSIDMKDVLIQTTPILTPFTTLLLPKTVKAENATLNWIEEAINESAAVTLGEGADAPNPVDDTLAPISNYCELIGATATVSNTAQATNAKGISDLLAHEIVKKTKAMKIKMENILINGTKGYVSATKTYTTDGILAQINPVNQVTNATFTKTKFEEVVSKMYDAGVNDEMLCFLPAQMKIQLNSFSNVEFLARDMFLGFDTERYVTPYGIVTFVLSEKLNNKLFIVNPNYLELAELIPFHATVEPVSGSKQSIYLETQFGLKLLNTKAAASFAIS, encoded by the coding sequence ATGTTTACACAAGATAAGTTTGTTGCTGGTCAATCTATTGATATGAAAGATGTTCTGATTCAAACTACACCTATTTTAACTCCCTTTACAACTTTACTATTACCCAAAACCGTTAAGGCAGAAAATGCCACTTTAAATTGGATTGAGGAAGCAATTAACGAGAGTGCCGCTGTAACTTTGGGAGAAGGTGCAGATGCTCCTAATCCTGTAGATGATACCCTAGCACCTATCAGCAACTATTGCGAATTGATTGGGGCTACTGCAACGGTTTCTAATACTGCCCAAGCCACAAATGCTAAAGGTATCTCTGATTTATTGGCACATGAAATCGTGAAAAAAACTAAGGCAATGAAAATTAAAATGGAAAATATTTTAATCAATGGTACTAAGGGATATGTTTCCGCAACTAAAACATATACCACAGATGGTATTTTGGCACAGATTAATCCTGTAAACCAAGTTACCAATGCTACTTTTACTAAGACAAAATTTGAGGAAGTTGTTTCTAAAATGTATGATGCAGGAGTTAATGATGAAATGCTTTGTTTCTTACCTGCACAAATGAAAATTCAACTAAATAGTTTTAGTAATGTTGAATTTTTGGCACGTGATATGTTTTTAGGTTTTGACACTGAAAGATATGTTACCCCTTATGGTATCGTAACTTTTGTATTATCTGAAAAATTAAACAATAAATTATTTATTGTGAATCCTAACTATCTCGAATTGGCAGAATTAATTCCCTTCCATGCTACAGTAGAACCTGTTTCTGGTAGCAAGCAATCTATATACCTTGAAACTCAATTTGGCTTAAAACTATTAAATACTAAGGCAGCAGCCAGTTTTGCAATTTCCTAG
- a CDS encoding BhlA/UviB family holin-like peptide yields MDILNADTMQLIVSQGIFAVLFVWLLYDTRKESKIREELLMQQISKSEEAHNAIIRAIEHLANKLGGI; encoded by the coding sequence ATGGACATTCTAAATGCCGATACAATGCAATTAATAGTTTCCCAAGGAATATTTGCAGTTTTGTTTGTGTGGCTCTTATATGACACCCGAAAAGAATCTAAAATCAGAGAAGAATTATTAATGCAACAAATATCAAAAAGTGAGGAAGCACATAACGCTATCATTAGGGCTATTGAGCATTTAGCAAATAAGTTAGGAGGTATATAA